From Synechococcus elongatus PCC 11801:
GGAACGCTGGATGCGCTCTCAATGGCTGGTAGTGCAAGCGTCCTGATTATCAATCGACTGCATCCCTCAGCTAGTGCGGAGACTGCACTGGAAATTGTGAAAGATATTGGCTGCTTAGTTTGTCCGATCGTGGTGCGAGAGAGAGCCAGTCATAAACGCGCTGCGATCGATGGCCTTACAGCCTTGGAGAGTGAACCGAACAGCCCTGCTGCTACTGAGATTCAGCAAGTTTGGAGTTGGCTTCAGCAACAGCTAGAGGGCAGATTGTCATGAGCCGTAAGCGACCCAGCCTACCGAAGCTAGAGCTGAAGAGTGGCATTGCTGGGAGTGTGATTGAACGCCTAGCCGCCGATGCAGGCGGACAGCGCGAGTCGTTACCGCTCAACCAGATTCAAGAACGTCCGGGCGGTGATGCTCGGAAGCTGCGCTTTGCCCATGTGGAATCACTGGCTGAATCTATCTTGCTGGTGGGGCTCATTCAGCCGATCGTGGTTGATCGGCAGGGGCATCTGCTGGCAGGGGGGCACCGTCTGGCAGCACTCCGCCTCTTGCAGAAACAGCACCCGCGCCAGTTTGAACGCCTCTTTTCAAGTGGTGTTCCTGTTCGCCGTCTTGAGATCGATGCCGATGCGGAAACGGCAGCTGCACTAGAGATTGAAATTACCGAGAATGAAAAGCGGCTTGACTTCAGCCGAGGAGAAGTACAAGCCGTGGCTCAGCGCTTACTGGATGCGGGCTATCAGCGGCAGCGCGGCAAGCCCAGTCAGGGAGAGAAGCCTTTAGTTCCTGCTCTGATGCGGGTTTTTGGTAAGTCTCGAAGTACGATTCTGCGTTACCTCGAACCGGATTCCGCTGAGCTAAATATGTCAAATGACACATTTAGCGATCGCACTCAACCCGAGGCGCAAGCAGACTCAGTTCCTGTCTCGCTGGTTTTGAAAGCACCACGCAGCCAAGCTGAGGCAGTCGCTCAA
This genomic window contains:
- a CDS encoding ParB/RepB/Spo0J family partition protein, giving the protein MSRKRPSLPKLELKSGIAGSVIERLAADAGGQRESLPLNQIQERPGGDARKLRFAHVESLAESILLVGLIQPIVVDRQGHLLAGGHRLAALRLLQKQHPRQFERLFSSGVPVRRLEIDADAETAAALEIEITENEKRLDFSRGEVQAVAQRLLDAGYQRQRGKPSQGEKPLVPALMRVFGKSRSTILRYLEPDSAELNMSNDTFSDRTQPEAQADSVPVSLVLKAPRSQAEAVAQAYSQALQSSGIQVEQWSVQSGSGAVATIRLQTHYPTCPSHSV